The Pirellulimonas nuda genome includes a region encoding these proteins:
- a CDS encoding Nramp family divalent metal transporter, with protein sequence MKERSSVFQALGKLPAQLLPGISLLGFNIGTGSVTAMAKAGATYGMSLLWTIVASCLTTYLLIEVYGYFTLVTGETALSAFRRHIHPAVGVFFIFALGTGVCGSVMGVMGIVSDVSCEWSKAFIDGGIAPIYFAVFFVTLVYCIFLSGRTRVFELSMAVIVAVMAVCFLVSSLMVLPRPATILQGMVPRRLRQARQYATL encoded by the coding sequence GTGAAAGAACGAAGCTCCGTCTTCCAGGCGTTGGGAAAGCTGCCGGCCCAGTTGTTGCCCGGAATCTCTCTGCTTGGCTTTAACATCGGCACGGGGAGCGTCACCGCGATGGCTAAGGCGGGCGCCACTTACGGCATGTCACTGCTGTGGACCATCGTCGCCTCTTGCCTGACGACGTATCTTCTGATCGAGGTTTACGGCTACTTTACTCTGGTCACTGGCGAGACGGCGTTGTCCGCATTTCGTAGGCACATCCATCCGGCGGTCGGCGTCTTCTTTATTTTCGCCTTGGGAACCGGCGTTTGCGGGAGCGTGATGGGCGTGATGGGGATCGTGTCAGACGTTTCCTGCGAATGGTCGAAGGCGTTCATTGACGGCGGCATCGCTCCGATCTATTTCGCCGTCTTTTTCGTGACGCTTGTTTATTGCATCTTCCTGAGCGGCCGCACCCGAGTCTTTGAGCTGTCCATGGCCGTGATCGTGGCCGTGATGGCGGTCTGCTTCCTCGTGAGCTCGCTGATGGTCTTGCCGCGTCCTGCAACCATCCTGCAGGGCATGGTTCCACGGCGATTGCGCCAAGCTAGGCAATATGCGACCCTCTAG
- a CDS encoding ISAs1 family transposase, whose amino-acid sequence MGAKASVRIAEHFEGLTDPRRREVTYPLVNIVAMALCAVLSGADDFVAIADWSREKKDWLARFLDMSSGVPSHDRFNAVFAAIKPAEFEKCLLSFITALHEVTEGQVIAIDGKTLRRSFDAASSKAPIHMVSAWASANHIALGQVVTDAKSNEITAIPKLLDILEIQGCLVTIDAMGCQREIAEQIVVGGGDYVLAVKGNQPKLHTAIKGFFAAHLEDDCSGIDCRRSESHEKGHGRQDDRYYYLAKLPDGFDEGSKWRGLKAIGLACRITTHADGTQTHDTRYYIASRYLSGQKFADAVRGHWAIENALHWQLDVTFGEDQCRIRKGHADANFSLLRRTALSLLKNNTSRKLGVKNKRLAAAWSDQYRLEVLCGR is encoded by the coding sequence ATGGGCGCCAAGGCGAGCGTGCGGATTGCGGAGCATTTCGAGGGCCTCACCGACCCGCGTCGGCGTGAGGTGACCTACCCGCTGGTGAACATCGTGGCGATGGCGTTGTGCGCGGTGCTGAGCGGGGCGGACGACTTCGTGGCGATCGCCGACTGGTCGCGGGAGAAGAAGGATTGGCTGGCGAGATTCTTGGACATGAGCAGTGGGGTCCCCTCGCACGACCGCTTCAACGCGGTCTTCGCGGCGATCAAGCCGGCGGAGTTCGAGAAGTGCCTGCTGAGCTTCATCACGGCGTTGCACGAGGTGACCGAAGGGCAGGTGATCGCGATCGACGGCAAGACCTTACGGAGGAGCTTCGACGCGGCGAGCAGCAAGGCGCCGATCCACATGGTCAGCGCGTGGGCGTCGGCCAATCACATCGCGCTGGGGCAGGTGGTCACCGACGCGAAGAGCAACGAGATCACGGCCATTCCCAAGCTGCTGGATATCCTAGAAATCCAGGGGTGTTTGGTGACGATCGATGCGATGGGCTGCCAGCGGGAGATCGCCGAGCAGATCGTCGTGGGAGGGGGGGACTACGTGCTGGCGGTCAAGGGGAACCAGCCCAAGCTGCACACAGCGATCAAGGGCTTCTTCGCCGCCCACCTCGAAGACGATTGCAGCGGCATCGATTGCCGCCGCTCCGAGTCGCACGAGAAGGGGCACGGCCGGCAGGACGATCGCTACTACTACTTAGCGAAGCTTCCGGACGGGTTCGACGAGGGGAGCAAGTGGCGCGGGCTCAAGGCGATCGGCCTGGCGTGCCGCATCACGACCCACGCCGACGGAACGCAGACGCACGACACCCGCTACTACATCGCCAGCCGCTACCTCAGCGGCCAAAAGTTCGCCGACGCGGTCCGTGGCCACTGGGCGATCGAGAACGCGTTGCACTGGCAACTAGACGTCACCTTCGGCGAAGACCAATGCCGCATCCGCAAAGGCCACGCCGACGCCAACTTCAGCCTGCTGCGCAGGACAGCGCTGAGCCTGCTCAAGAACAACACCTCACGCAAGCTGGGCGTCAAGAACAAACGCCTCGCGGCCGCATGGAGCGACCAGTATCGGCTGGAAGTCCTGTGCGGGAGGTGA
- a CDS encoding NRAMP family divalent metal transporter, with translation MVPSLPELPEKLGSGRFLVIALMVGTTVFPGLFILRTTLVKEAGWTLKDLGKQRRDAAVSATLMFVISGAIMATAAGTLFVKGVGLSQTSQMITLLEPLAGALATSLFAVGIMAAGVSSQFPNVLMLPWLLCDFSDSRRDMTLLKCRAMVLAVSLLGLVVPLSHAPPVFVMIASQAFNALLLPATVACILYLGNRKQLMGDFRFGGATNLMLVAILAFSFVTTWIGLSALRGLIDRG, from the coding sequence ATGGTTCCCAGTCTCCCGGAGCTGCCGGAGAAGCTGGGGAGCGGGCGGTTTCTGGTGATCGCCTTGATGGTCGGCACCACGGTCTTTCCGGGGCTGTTTATCCTTCGCACGACGCTGGTGAAGGAAGCGGGGTGGACGCTCAAGGATCTCGGAAAGCAACGCCGGGACGCCGCCGTGTCGGCAACGCTGATGTTCGTGATTAGCGGCGCGATTATGGCGACGGCTGCGGGAACGTTGTTTGTGAAGGGCGTCGGGCTCTCCCAGACATCGCAGATGATCACATTGCTGGAGCCCCTGGCCGGCGCCCTGGCGACGTCGTTATTTGCTGTTGGCATCATGGCGGCCGGCGTATCTTCGCAGTTTCCCAACGTGCTCATGCTTCCGTGGCTGCTCTGCGATTTCAGCGACTCGCGGCGGGATATGACTCTGCTGAAGTGTCGGGCAATGGTGCTGGCGGTTTCTCTACTCGGACTGGTTGTGCCGCTTTCCCACGCTCCGCCGGTATTTGTCATGATCGCATCGCAGGCGTTCAATGCGTTGCTGTTGCCAGCGACGGTCGCTTGCATCCTGTACCTGGGGAACCGGAAGCAGCTCATGGGCGACTTCAGGTTTGGCGGAGCGACGAACCTCATGCTGGTCGCGATCTTGGCTTTCTCCTTCGTCACCACCTGGATAGGGCTGTCTGCTCTCCGGGGGCTGATCGACAGAGGCTGA
- a CDS encoding DUF6250 domain-containing protein, giving the protein MNWAFLLSSFVAFAAAANGFAAESKPEVLGHGVGLFNVGALVAQDDFANLDRWVIQVQERSGFPPVKVTSRNNSLDCLLPGRGCTAWFKQELSTRVAITYDVLCPTPEPAIKGVKPRDINNFWLASDPIDPVDGLFDASRYSGKFSTYDKIHGYYASTGGGSDAAANLTTRMRRYPREVAGKPAEHLALNDKDKNPEYLITPDKVMRVQLVAYDDAIQYIVDGKLVYEVAEGDKVQVEGRDDAGRTTASDAVYNVARFPVYRKGYFGFRMVGTHHIYTNFRVYALEPATPDGN; this is encoded by the coding sequence ATGAATTGGGCGTTTCTGCTCTCGAGTTTTGTTGCGTTTGCGGCGGCAGCGAATGGCTTTGCCGCGGAATCCAAGCCGGAGGTGCTCGGCCACGGCGTGGGCCTGTTCAACGTCGGTGCGCTGGTGGCCCAGGACGATTTTGCAAACCTGGACCGCTGGGTGATCCAGGTCCAGGAGCGATCCGGTTTCCCGCCGGTCAAGGTCACATCGCGTAACAACTCGCTAGATTGCCTGCTGCCGGGCCGCGGCTGCACGGCATGGTTCAAGCAAGAGCTCTCGACACGCGTCGCGATCACGTACGACGTGCTTTGCCCGACGCCGGAACCGGCAATCAAGGGGGTCAAGCCGCGCGACATCAACAACTTCTGGTTGGCCTCGGACCCGATCGATCCGGTCGACGGCCTGTTCGACGCGAGCCGTTACAGCGGAAAGTTCTCGACCTACGACAAGATCCACGGCTACTACGCCAGCACCGGCGGCGGCAGCGACGCCGCCGCCAACCTGACGACCCGCATGCGACGCTACCCGCGAGAAGTAGCCGGCAAGCCGGCCGAGCACCTGGCCCTGAACGACAAAGACAAGAATCCAGAGTACCTGATCACGCCCGACAAGGTGATGCGCGTGCAACTCGTCGCCTACGACGACGCTATCCAATACATCGTCGATGGAAAGCTCGTCTATGAGGTCGCTGAGGGCGACAAGGTTCAGGTCGAAGGACGGGACGACGCGGGCAGAACCACGGCAAGCGACGCGGTCTACAACGTGGCTCGGTTCCCGGTGTACCGGAAGGGGTACTTTGGGTTTCGTATGGTGGGAACGCACCACATCTACACGAACTTCCGAGTTTATGCGTTAGAGCCCGCGACGCCCGACGGCAACTAA
- a CDS encoding PDZ domain-containing protein, whose translation MLTCCLLAHLLANPASAESFYVATDGSDTNPGTLAEPFQTLEKAKAMVRAALPSATQPIQVWVRGGTYYLAQPLAFGPEDSGTAKAPVSYSGYANETAVLSGAIRLTPRWSTHSDSIQVASIGPGLAIDALFANGAQQVMARYPNYDAQTTVLNGYASDSISKARVSTWKDPTTGLVRGLHHGRWGGQSYKITGVRSDGQPTLEWVGDNNRGSRLHAEYRMVENVFEELDAPGEWFYDRTAGKLYFYPPEGLDLSAAVIEAASAEELIRVVGSKESKAGRLTFSNLTFAHTHRTLFTRPYEPLLRSDWCVARAGAVFVQDAQRVTVSNSVFDRIGGNGVFFSGYNRDHLVTQNEFLEHGATCVSFVGLPLAVRDPGYWDDFPTTIRDETPGPKTDDYPKDCVVSFNHMQNNGRFEKQTCGVNLSMAESIIVSHNTVHGSPRAGINVCDGTWGGHLIEFNDIFDCVRETSDHGPFNSWGRDRFYALGGYNHNGGRGAEKRPYAFLDAWKTTVLRNNRVHYDEPTSYGIDLDDGSSNYEIYNNLLLNTEIKLREGFDRKVSNNIMVNKQAEFHVWYDRCGDSFLRNIVVNRTAYNTKYLRSGRADALEAALDYNVFYNGGSDVVVGDRGWERAGWDVHSVVGDPMFVDPGKLDYSVGPGSPALRLGFVNFPMDQFGKPGAPQPDPIEFVEASTAASDSTPLMGARIASINDMSIQSVLGAPDKQGVYFEAAPPGSYAAEQGFRKSDAILFVNGTPVTTLKSFLQMYNALDPGAKVSIVLLRNQHETQFNFVKETADKSAE comes from the coding sequence ATGCTGACTTGCTGCTTGTTGGCCCACCTCCTGGCCAACCCAGCTTCAGCAGAATCGTTCTACGTCGCCACCGACGGAAGCGATACGAATCCAGGCACGCTCGCGGAGCCGTTCCAGACCCTGGAAAAGGCAAAAGCAATGGTGCGTGCCGCACTGCCCTCCGCGACGCAACCCATCCAGGTCTGGGTGCGAGGCGGGACCTACTACCTCGCACAGCCGCTTGCGTTTGGCCCAGAGGACTCGGGGACCGCCAAGGCCCCCGTCTCCTACTCGGGCTACGCCAACGAAACCGCTGTGTTGAGTGGGGCGATAAGGCTAACGCCGAGATGGAGCACCCATTCCGACAGCATTCAGGTGGCGAGCATTGGCCCGGGGCTGGCGATCGACGCGCTGTTCGCAAACGGCGCCCAGCAAGTGATGGCGCGCTACCCCAACTACGACGCTCAGACTACCGTCCTCAACGGCTACGCGAGCGACTCGATCAGCAAGGCCCGCGTCTCGACCTGGAAGGATCCGACGACAGGGTTAGTCCGCGGCTTGCATCATGGGCGATGGGGCGGGCAATCGTACAAGATTACGGGGGTGAGGTCGGACGGACAGCCGACGCTCGAGTGGGTCGGCGACAACAATCGCGGCAGCAGGCTCCACGCCGAGTACCGGATGGTCGAGAACGTCTTTGAAGAGCTCGACGCACCCGGGGAATGGTTCTACGACCGGACGGCCGGGAAGCTATACTTCTACCCGCCGGAAGGTTTGGACTTGTCGGCTGCCGTGATCGAAGCGGCTTCGGCCGAAGAGCTGATCCGCGTTGTGGGCAGCAAGGAGTCGAAGGCCGGCCGCCTGACGTTCTCAAACCTGACGTTCGCGCACACCCACCGGACGCTCTTTACCCGCCCCTACGAGCCGCTGCTGCGTAGCGATTGGTGCGTCGCGCGCGCCGGCGCCGTATTTGTCCAAGACGCCCAGCGGGTGACGGTCTCAAACTCGGTGTTCGACCGCATCGGCGGCAACGGCGTCTTCTTTAGCGGCTACAACCGCGATCACCTCGTGACCCAGAACGAGTTCCTTGAGCACGGCGCCACGTGCGTCAGCTTCGTCGGCCTCCCCTTGGCGGTGCGCGACCCCGGGTACTGGGACGATTTCCCGACCACGATCCGGGACGAGACCCCGGGTCCCAAGACCGACGACTACCCGAAAGACTGCGTCGTGAGTTTCAACCACATGCAGAACAACGGGCGCTTCGAGAAGCAGACTTGCGGCGTGAACCTGTCCATGGCGGAGAGCATCATCGTTAGCCACAACACCGTGCACGGCAGCCCCCGTGCAGGCATCAACGTCTGCGACGGGACCTGGGGGGGCCACCTGATCGAGTTCAACGACATCTTCGACTGTGTGCGGGAGACCAGTGACCACGGCCCCTTCAATTCTTGGGGTCGAGACCGCTTCTATGCGCTGGGGGGCTACAACCACAACGGCGGGCGGGGCGCCGAAAAGCGGCCCTACGCGTTTCTCGACGCCTGGAAGACCACCGTGCTCCGCAACAACCGCGTCCACTACGACGAGCCCACGTCGTATGGCATCGACCTCGACGACGGCTCGAGCAACTACGAGATCTACAACAACCTGCTGTTGAACACCGAGATCAAGCTGCGGGAGGGGTTCGACCGTAAGGTGTCCAATAACATTATGGTCAACAAGCAGGCGGAGTTTCACGTCTGGTACGACCGCTGCGGGGATTCGTTCCTCAGGAACATTGTCGTTAACCGCACCGCCTACAACACGAAGTACCTGAGATCGGGGCGAGCGGACGCGCTCGAGGCCGCCTTGGACTACAACGTCTTCTACAATGGCGGCAGCGACGTCGTCGTGGGCGACCGTGGTTGGGAGCGGGCGGGGTGGGACGTCCACTCGGTGGTTGGCGATCCGATGTTTGTTGATCCGGGCAAGCTCGACTACTCGGTCGGCCCGGGTTCCCCGGCGCTGAGACTGGGCTTCGTTAACTTCCCGATGGATCAGTTCGGTAAACCGGGCGCACCCCAGCCAGACCCCATCGAGTTCGTCGAAGCGTCGACGGCCGCCTCGGACAGCACCCCGTTGATGGGGGCGCGCATCGCCAGCATCAACGACATGTCGATCCAGTCGGTGCTGGGGGCGCCCGACAAGCAGGGCGTCTACTTTGAAGCGGCGCCCCCAGGCAGCTACGCCGCGGAGCAGGGCTTCCGCAAGTCGGACGCGATCCTCTTCGTAAACGGCACGCCGGTGACGACCCTCAAGAGCTTCCTGCAGATGTACAACGCCCTGGATCCCGGCGCGAAGGTCTCAATCGTCCTGCTGCGCAACCAACACGAGACGCAGTTCAACTTTGTCAAGGAGACCGCAGACAAGAGCGCGGAGTAG
- a CDS encoding heparinase II/III domain-containing protein, with amino-acid sequence MPNSRRSALALLLLLHAGGLYAQDSGGLERRSGHPYLLYTDANVARLRERVQTEPVVAEAWRRVLAAADAAVAGRSDAGERGREGRRGGRSGRDRRGGATDALLLAYRMTGDVKYAEQVKAMLLAQMQEQRPVGGGVSNGGSLMQRDPPWNAGLGSGDAPREFGIAYDTIYDMLTPDERKTLSRRLAENGILPVLNDWVLGGKRIHSLDTMGHNWWPTAVFGAGIGAMAILDDDPRARDWVRRVRGASDEWLHYAGSTLENKPASFDSDGAFYESVGYTDLGVRGYLPFVLAWNTAFAEQLPESTVTSQIGEWFVNTLYPSRDRPMSVDFGDSSLRSNGSRSVMLLWNAGYRKPRYLWYLKQFNPDVVDGLVSDSPSDLLFAPTATEIASIPDDPGLPTAKLYRGIGWTVLRDSWDKDATLLAIKSGVTWNHAHADAGTFILFHQGKNLISENGHSGYGTEEYDGYFRQSVAHNVMTFNGKAENPEDTYFGSKFPGTMSHLLDAGDLRYVLADATGPTSDHFIRNYRSFLWVGDAILVIDDVKSFEPGQFEFLLHPDADATVRRAGRDLRISHEDSSVVVRPLFPETFPDGGLPTDYPEKMRLVEKQGLRSDRSPAKYYAFAPADLSRRTKFITAILPVRQGIALPQIERLRGIEHIGVRVRQQGTVTDVYMNLEADGSIRHRNANLTLLNGWETDAYLFAFTYPDGADPNDPDAITRTMVIDGSYLRREGKVVLDSLSKVYLTMTRQADELDVNLQGQPVINAFLRAARMPSAMRLNRVPVKPTYDPSRQVLSVRLNQH; translated from the coding sequence ATGCCGAACTCACGCCGATCCGCTCTTGCCCTGCTGTTATTACTGCACGCCGGCGGTCTGTACGCGCAAGACTCCGGCGGCTTAGAACGGCGGAGCGGCCATCCCTACCTCCTCTATACCGATGCGAACGTCGCGCGGCTAAGGGAGCGCGTTCAGACCGAACCGGTGGTGGCGGAAGCCTGGCGCCGGGTCCTCGCCGCTGCCGACGCCGCGGTTGCGGGCCGATCAGACGCAGGCGAACGGGGCCGAGAGGGACGTCGAGGCGGTCGCTCCGGCCGAGATCGCAGGGGAGGAGCTACGGACGCGCTGCTTCTCGCCTACCGGATGACTGGCGATGTGAAGTACGCGGAGCAGGTCAAGGCCATGCTGCTTGCGCAGATGCAAGAGCAACGTCCGGTCGGCGGCGGCGTGAGCAACGGCGGTAGCCTCATGCAGCGTGACCCTCCGTGGAATGCCGGCCTGGGCTCTGGCGATGCGCCGCGAGAGTTCGGCATCGCCTACGACACGATCTACGACATGCTGACCCCGGACGAGCGCAAGACGCTCTCGCGCCGACTGGCGGAGAACGGTATTCTGCCCGTGCTCAACGACTGGGTGCTCGGCGGCAAGCGAATCCACTCGCTCGACACCATGGGGCACAACTGGTGGCCCACCGCCGTGTTCGGCGCCGGGATTGGCGCGATGGCGATCCTCGACGACGACCCCCGCGCCCGCGACTGGGTGCGGCGTGTCCGGGGCGCGTCGGACGAGTGGCTCCACTACGCCGGCAGCACGCTGGAGAACAAGCCTGCCAGCTTTGATTCCGACGGGGCGTTCTACGAGAGCGTGGGCTACACCGACTTGGGCGTACGAGGCTACCTCCCGTTCGTCCTCGCGTGGAACACGGCATTCGCCGAGCAACTCCCCGAGTCGACCGTCACCAGTCAGATCGGCGAATGGTTCGTCAACACGCTCTACCCGAGCCGGGATCGTCCGATGTCGGTCGACTTCGGCGACAGCAGCCTGCGCTCGAACGGCTCCCGGTCCGTCATGCTGCTGTGGAACGCCGGCTACCGGAAGCCGCGTTATCTGTGGTATCTCAAGCAGTTCAATCCGGACGTCGTTGATGGGCTCGTCTCCGACTCGCCGAGTGATCTGCTGTTCGCCCCGACTGCGACCGAGATCGCATCGATCCCCGACGACCCGGGACTGCCGACCGCGAAGCTTTATCGCGGCATCGGCTGGACCGTCCTGCGCGATTCCTGGGACAAGGACGCCACGCTGCTCGCGATCAAGTCCGGCGTCACTTGGAATCACGCCCACGCGGACGCCGGGACCTTCATCCTGTTTCATCAGGGCAAGAACCTGATCAGCGAGAACGGCCACAGCGGCTACGGCACGGAGGAGTACGACGGTTATTTCCGGCAGAGCGTTGCGCACAACGTCATGACGTTCAACGGGAAGGCAGAGAACCCGGAGGACACCTACTTCGGATCGAAGTTTCCCGGAACGATGTCTCACCTCCTGGACGCCGGCGACCTGCGCTACGTCCTCGCCGACGCGACCGGCCCGACCTCCGACCACTTCATCCGGAACTACCGGAGCTTCCTCTGGGTCGGCGACGCGATCCTCGTCATTGACGACGTCAAGAGCTTCGAGCCGGGGCAGTTCGAGTTCCTGCTCCACCCCGACGCCGACGCCACCGTGAGGAGAGCCGGGCGTGATCTTCGGATCTCGCACGAAGATTCTAGCGTGGTTGTGCGGCCGCTCTTCCCCGAAACCTTTCCGGACGGCGGGCTCCCGACCGACTATCCGGAGAAGATGCGTTTGGTGGAAAAGCAGGGGCTCAGGTCGGACCGCAGCCCGGCTAAGTACTACGCGTTCGCACCGGCGGACTTGTCTCGGCGGACGAAGTTCATCACCGCGATCTTGCCGGTCCGTCAAGGAATCGCCCTGCCCCAGATCGAACGCCTGAGGGGCATTGAGCACATCGGCGTGCGGGTCCGGCAGCAAGGAACCGTTACCGACGTCTACATGAACCTGGAAGCCGATGGCAGCATCCGTCACCGGAACGCCAACTTGACGTTGCTCAACGGCTGGGAGACCGACGCCTACCTGTTCGCGTTCACCTACCCTGATGGAGCCGATCCGAACGACCCCGACGCAATCACACGCACCATGGTCATTGACGGGAGCTACTTGCGTCGGGAGGGCAAGGTGGTGCTCGACTCGCTTTCGAAGGTCTACCTGACAATGACGCGCCAGGCAGACGAGCTCGACGTGAACCTGCAGGGCCAGCCCGTCATCAACGCCTTCTTGCGGGCCGCCAGGATGCCTAGCGCCATGCGTCTGAATCGAGTTCCGGTGAAACCGACGTACGACCCGTCGCGGCAGGTCCTCTCCGTACGCCTCAACCAGCACTGA
- a CDS encoding protein-transmembrane prediction translates to MSTLPELRAAVQEDNQTIVMRSGRYSLTDLPDDARDLPCSGSNNTIELVGVSVTTPVGATRRGYIKISGDNNVFRGGVFEDVYQNGLEEVTDFSAYNQDRSRLAKGLGGDAVLAITGDNNLIAGTKLIVRGSFPYGYGSIYGIGAENAFGLDKRCGILVKGESNIIDGCEVQQRAFGHGIYMQSPADRTVVRNTLVEGVLRPSNELYLETNPRDLPARSNYEIPPSRASRRRGRGRGRNRDENRGREAGREEVAGTPIPRDTMIPLAEDGIRVYTRGGSVTVENCTVKKMRGGIRLYMASRATVINSTAIDCGDTNFNLPSDGRIVGSSGNFAYAPLSDFRLSRSRQKIELTILPSTQSIGTHNLADILGDEHNIIFHRADGPPDAKLRAIVIHGSGSTIKNETHYPMTLLPTANRNTVESCGPVTDLGSGNEVSRIELPVSKTDTPSPPNQG, encoded by the coding sequence GTGTCGACCCTGCCAGAGCTGCGCGCGGCCGTGCAAGAGGACAACCAGACGATCGTCATGAGATCGGGCCGCTACTCGCTGACGGACCTTCCTGACGACGCCAGGGACCTGCCCTGCTCGGGGTCCAACAACACGATCGAGCTAGTCGGCGTTTCTGTGACGACGCCGGTGGGCGCGACGCGTCGAGGGTATATCAAGATTTCGGGCGATAACAATGTGTTCCGAGGGGGAGTGTTTGAGGACGTCTACCAGAACGGCCTGGAAGAAGTCACCGACTTCAGCGCTTACAACCAGGACCGATCGAGGCTTGCCAAGGGCTTGGGGGGCGATGCGGTCCTTGCAATTACGGGCGACAACAACCTGATTGCCGGCACAAAGCTGATTGTCCGGGGCTCTTTCCCATACGGATACGGGAGCATCTATGGGATCGGCGCGGAAAACGCCTTCGGCCTGGACAAGCGGTGCGGCATCCTGGTGAAAGGTGAGAGCAACATCATCGATGGTTGCGAGGTCCAGCAGCGGGCCTTCGGCCATGGAATCTACATGCAGAGCCCTGCGGATCGCACCGTTGTCAGAAACACGCTCGTCGAAGGTGTCTTGCGTCCTAGCAACGAACTGTACCTCGAGACGAACCCTAGAGACTTGCCGGCTAGGTCGAACTACGAGATCCCGCCTAGCCGTGCGAGCCGGCGCCGCGGAAGGGGTAGAGGCAGGAACAGAGATGAGAACCGGGGACGCGAAGCGGGGAGAGAGGAGGTGGCGGGCACGCCAATCCCCAGGGACACCATGATTCCCCTTGCCGAGGACGGGATCCGGGTCTACACCCGCGGCGGGAGTGTCACCGTGGAAAACTGCACGGTGAAGAAGATGCGAGGGGGCATCCGCCTGTATATGGCCAGTCGTGCGACGGTGATCAACTCCACCGCGATCGATTGTGGGGACACCAATTTTAACCTGCCGAGCGACGGCAGGATCGTCGGCTCGTCCGGAAACTTCGCCTACGCCCCCCTGAGCGATTTTCGCTTGTCCAGATCCAGGCAGAAGATCGAGCTAACGATCCTCCCCTCGACGCAGAGCATCGGAACCCACAACCTCGCGGACATCCTGGGGGACGAGCACAACATCATTTTTCACCGGGCCGATGGCCCACCAGACGCCAAGCTCCGCGCCATCGTGATTCACGGCAGCGGCTCAACGATTAAGAACGAAACGCATTATCCTATGACGCTTCTGCCGACCGCGAATCGGAATACCGTCGAAAGTTGCGGACCTGTGACCGACCTTGGAAGCGGTAACGAAGTGTCACGCATCGAGCTGCCAGTGAGCAAGACAGACACGCCATCTCCGCCGAATCAGGGCTGA